The following proteins are encoded in a genomic region of Nonomuraea muscovyensis:
- the kdpF gene encoding K(+)-transporting ATPase subunit F: MSAVNAAGLVVVVGLLVFVVAALLFPERF; this comes from the coding sequence GTGAGCGCCGTCAACGCCGCAGGTCTGGTCGTGGTCGTCGGCCTGCTGGTCTTCGTGGTCGCGGCCCTGCTGTTCCCGGAGCGCTTCTGA